Proteins from a single region of Psilocybe cubensis strain MGC-MH-2018 chromosome 3, whole genome shotgun sequence:
- a CDS encoding RNase P and RNase MRP subunit, whose translation MPSKPSAARHDMSVILVTGSYDHEIRFWEAWSGICSRTIPRTGESGQVNRLAISHDKRFLAAAIHKKINIYDIASSSPDPLATFEGHTNNVTSIAFNSEGKWLVSGSEDSTIKIWDLRNPANNVHRTYYNKSPVNDVCIHPNQGELISCDQAGSVKQWDLTDTICSHDLTPAVDVPVRSITLALDGSCVVAGNNKGQCFVWKLNDENTGLPRFQAVTRFQAHSKYITRCLLSPDARFLATCSADTTVKIWSISPNYELKFEKVLAGHQRWVWDCAFSADSAYLVTASSDHTARLWEMASGETVRQYNGHHKAAVCCALHDGAS comes from the exons ATGCCTTCAAAACCCTCCGCAGCTCGTCACGACATGTCCGTGATTCTCGTTACTGGTTCCTACGACCATGAGATTCGTTTCTGGGAAGCATGGAGTGGTATATGTTCCCGAACTATTCCCCGTACCGGAGAGTCAGGA CAAGTTAATCGCTTAGCTATCTCTCACGA CAAACGTTTTTTAGCAGCTGCTATTCATAAGAAAATAAACATATATGATATAGCAAGCTCTTCCCCTGATCCA CTGGCAACGTTCGAAGGCCACACCAACAATGTAACATCGATAGCATTCAACAGCGAGGGGAAATGGTTGGTATCTGGTAGTGAGGATTCAACGATAAAAATTTGGGACCTTAG AAATCCAGCCAACAATGTGCACAGGACTTATTATAATAAATCCCCAG TGAATGATGTCTGCATTCACCCCAATCAAGGAGAACTGATATCCTGTGATCAAGCAGGAAGTGTCAAGCAATGGGACTTGACAGACACCATATGTTCTCATGACCTT ACACCAGCAGTCGACGTTCCTGTACGATCTATAACCCTTGCATTGGATGGGTCATGCGTAGTTGCTGGCAATAACAAG GGACAATGCTTTGTATGGAAACTGAACGACGAGAACACAGGGCTGCCTCGCTTTCAAGCTGTAACACGATTTCAAGCTCACAGCAAATATATCACTCGGTGTCTTTTAAGTCCTGATGCACG TTTTCTTGCAACATGTTCTGCAGATACTACGGTCAAAATTTGGTCTATCAGTCCAAATTACGAACTTAAGTTCGAAAAAGTATTAGCAGGACATCAACGTTGGGTTTGGGATTGTGCCTTTAGCGCGGATTCAGCATACCTTGTTACAG CGTCTTCGGATCACACTGCGCGCCTTTGGGAAATGGCCTCAGGGGAAACCGTGCGCCAATATAATGGCCATCATAAAG CCGCTGTCTGCTGTGCTCTGCATGATGGTGCCAGCTAG